A window of Psychromonas sp. CNPT3 contains these coding sequences:
- the trhP gene encoding prephenate-dependent tRNA uridine(34) hydroxylase TrhP, giving the protein MKPELLSPAGTLKNMRYAFAYGADAVYAGQPRYSLRVRNNEFNLEKLKIGIDEAHAQGKHLFVVCNIQPHNSKLKTFIRDMTPVIALKPDALIMSDPGLIMMVREAFPDMTIHLSVQANAVNWASVKFWESQGIKRVILSRELSLDEIEDIRQHCPDIEIEVFVHGALCMAYSGRCLLSGYINKRDPNQGTCTNSCRWKYNAHEAKENETGDIVAIQGVAPTLGLGQPTDKIFLLQEEGRPNEYMPAFEDEHGTYIMNSKDLRAIQHVERLLEIGVNSFKIEGRTKSFYYCARTAQVYRKAMDDAIAGRPFDPKLMGTLENLAHRGYTEGFLSRHTHDKYQNYDYGYSISDTQQFVGEMTGRLANGLAEVTVKNKFLVGDTLELMTPQGNINFKLEELHNRKGELVDVAPGSGHVLYIPVPQEIDLSHALLMRNLSPGSNTRNPHKK; this is encoded by the coding sequence ATGAAACCAGAACTACTTTCCCCTGCCGGTACCCTTAAAAACATGCGTTATGCCTTTGCATATGGTGCAGATGCCGTTTATGCAGGCCAGCCACGCTACTCTTTACGCGTGCGTAATAATGAATTCAATTTAGAAAAATTGAAAATTGGTATTGATGAAGCGCATGCGCAAGGAAAGCATTTATTTGTGGTGTGTAATATTCAACCACATAATTCCAAATTAAAAACCTTTATTCGTGATATGACGCCAGTGATCGCGCTAAAACCGGATGCTTTGATCATGTCTGATCCGGGTTTGATCATGATGGTACGTGAAGCCTTCCCTGACATGACTATCCATTTAAGTGTCCAAGCCAATGCGGTCAATTGGGCAAGCGTTAAGTTTTGGGAAAGCCAAGGCATTAAACGCGTCATTTTATCACGTGAATTATCGTTAGACGAAATCGAAGATATTCGTCAACATTGTCCGGATATTGAGATTGAAGTTTTCGTACACGGTGCGTTGTGTATGGCATATTCTGGGCGTTGCCTATTATCGGGCTATATTAATAAGCGTGACCCTAATCAAGGGACTTGTACTAATTCATGCCGCTGGAAATATAATGCACATGAAGCCAAAGAAAATGAAACGGGTGATATCGTCGCTATTCAAGGTGTCGCGCCAACATTAGGCTTAGGTCAACCGACGGATAAAATATTCTTATTGCAAGAAGAAGGCCGTCCTAACGAATATATGCCTGCGTTTGAAGATGAGCACGGCACATATATCATGAACTCAAAAGACTTACGTGCTATCCAGCATGTTGAGCGCTTACTCGAAATTGGGGTTAACTCCTTTAAAATCGAAGGTCGTACCAAAAGTTTTTATTATTGTGCACGTACTGCGCAAGTTTATCGTAAAGCGATGGATGATGCGATTGCAGGCCGACCTTTTGATCCTAAATTAATGGGTACGCTTGAAAACTTAGCGCATCGCGGTTACACCGAAGGCTTCTTAAGTCGCCATACGCATGATAAATATCAAAACTATGATTATGGTTACTCTATCAGCGACACCCAACAGTTTGTGGGTGAAATGACAGGACGCCTTGCAAATGGTCTGGCCGAAGTGACGGTTAAAAACAAGTTTTTAGTCGGTGATACGTTAGAATTGATGACCCCACAAGGTAATATTAATTTTAAACTTGAAGAGTTACATAACCGCAAAGGTGAACTTGTTGATGTCGCGCCGGGATCGGGGCATGTACTTTATATCCCTGTACCTCAAGAAATTGACTTAAGCCACGCATTATTAATGCGCAATTTAAGTCCAGGCAGTAATACTCGCAACCCACACAAAAAATAA
- a CDS encoding YfhL family 4Fe-4S dicluster ferredoxin, with protein sequence MALLIKDNCINCDMCDPECPNEAITFGDEIYEINAALCTECVGFYEKPTCIAVCPINCIIIDPEHIESADELLDKFAQLHV encoded by the coding sequence ATGGCCTTATTAATCAAAGACAACTGCATTAATTGTGATATGTGCGATCCGGAATGTCCGAATGAAGCTATCACTTTTGGTGACGAAATTTATGAAATAAATGCAGCGTTATGCACAGAGTGCGTTGGTTTTTATGAAAAACCAACGTGTATTGCCGTATGCCCTATCAATTGTATTATTATTGACCCAGAGCATATTGAGAGTGCAGACGAATTATTAGATAAATTTGCACAATTACATGTTTAA